The Solanum lycopersicum chromosome 9, SLM_r2.1 genome window below encodes:
- the LOC101263639 gene encoding uncharacterized protein — MLWWKHKDAEIKRGTRTINTWEQFLEEFKRSFFPNNVVYEMKHKLRELKLTGSNRAYVKEFTILTLQIPQLTEDDMLFAFMDGLQNRARTELERRQIKTIDEAITQAETLTDFKHDRLDKAKGKEARGSHDKGGEDRGRGREQSAHPKKKDTPKPDGRWFERQKYSEKRMQSSKGDRCYICGGPHGYARCLEMKSLSAIVRERKEKEAQDKVKTADTTQLGMVGICDSRAEANIMTKTATEKLGLKIVPSNNRLKTVNAPPTPVCGIAHGEFFQCCHTMIDSYLQQLMVIDGEGSCMVPLVRVSKKDEYAQLSAMHIVKGLKKGAPTFLATIASSGEDYGAMEPLTPIIETVLKENSDVMPEELPKTLSPRREVDHMIELEAGAKPPALAPYLMAPPELEELRKQLKELLEADLFDRLGEAKYFTKMDLRKGYYQVRIAEGDEPKTACITRYGAFEWLVMPFGLTNAPTTFCTLMNEILHPYFDQFVVVYLDDIVVYSSTLQEHVEYLKKVFNVLRKNQLYVKREKCEFAQPKIYFLGHVISQGELRMDEPKVKAIQDWEAPTKVTELRSFVGLANYYRRFIRGYSAIAAPLTELLKKNRPWLWSEECQ, encoded by the exons ATGTTATGGTGGAAACACAAAGATGCCGAGATCAAGAGGGGCACACGCACCATCAACACATGGGAACAATTCCTTGAGGAATTCAAGAGATCTTTCTTCCCCAACAATGTTGTTTATGAGATGAAGCACAAACTCCGGGAGTTGAAGCTGACGGGAAGCAATCGGGCATATGTGAAGGAGTTCacaattttgaccctccaaattccCCAACTCACGGAAGATGACATGCTGTTCGCCTTCATGGACGGGCTGCAGAATCGGGCGAGGACCGAGTTAGAGCGGCGTCAAATAAAAACCATCGATGAGGCCATCACTCAAGCCGAAACGTTGACAGATTTCAAACATGATCGTTTGGACAAGGCGAAGGGCAAGGAGGCAAGGGGCAGTCATGATAAAGGCGGGGAAGACCGTGGCCGAGGCAGAGAACAGTCGGCACATCCCAAGAAGAAAGACACACCCAAGCCGGATGGTAGATGGTTTGAGCGCCAGAAGTACTCGGAGAAGCGGATGCAGTCCAGCAAAGGAGACAGGTGCTATATATGCGGCGGACCACACGGTTATGCCAGGTGCCTAGAGATGAAGAGCCTTAGTGCCATCGTTCGTGAGCGGAAGGAAAAGGAGGCACAAGATAAGGTGAAAACGGCAGACACCACTCAGTTGGGCATGGTTGGAATCTGTG ATTCCCGGGCTGAAGCCAACATTATGACCAAGACCGCGACCGAGAAATTGGGACTGAAAATTGTTCCAAGCAACAATCGCCTCAAGACGGTCAATGCCCCACCAACTCCCGTGTGTGGAATTGCTCATGGG GAATTCTTTCAGTGTTGTCACACGATGATTGATTCCTACCTTCAACAACTCATGGTGATAGATGGGGAAGGGTCTTGTATGGTTCCTCTTGTTAGGGTGTCGAAGAAAGACGAATATGCCCAACTGTCGGCCATGCATATTGTGAAGGGCCTGAAGAAAGGAGCACCAACCTTCTTAGCCACCATCGCAAGTTCGGGTGAAGACTATGGTGCTATGGAGCCATTGACACCTATCATAGAAACTGTTTTGAAGGAAAACAGTGATGTGATGCCGGAGGAGCTGCCGAAAACATTATCTCCGAGGCGTGAGGTAGACCATATGATCGAGTTGGAGGCGGGAGCCAAGCCACCTGCGCTTGCACCTTATCTCATGGCTCCGCCTGAGTTAGAGGAACTGAGGAAGCAGTTGAAAGAGCTCCTTGAAGCAG ATTTGTTCGATCGTCTTGGAGAGGCCAAGTACTTCACCAAGATGGATCTTCGGAAAGGCTACTATCAAGTGCGCATAGCAGAGGGGGATGAGCCAAAGACAGCATGCATTACCAGGTATGGAGCATTCGAATGGTTGGTGATGCCCTTCGGCTTAACCAACGCACCTACCACATTTTGCACgctgatgaacgagattttacACCCCTACTTTGACCAGTTCGTAGTAGTGTACTTAGATGACATAGTCGTCTATAGTAGCACTTTGCAGGAACATGTGGAGTACTTGAAGAAGGTCTTCAACGTCTTGCGGAAGAATCAGCTTTATGTCAAGCGAGAGAAGTGCGAGTTCGCCCAACCAAAGATATATTTCTTGGGCCATGTGATCAGCCAAGGTGAGCTTCGTATGGATGAGCCAAAGGTAAAGGCGATCCAAGATTGGGAAGCGCCTACGAAAGTGACCGAGCTACGTTCTTTTGTTGGACTTGCTAATTATTATCGCAGGTTCATTAGAGGGTACTCCGCTATTGCTGCCCCACTGACCGAGCTGCTGAAGAAGAACAGGCCTTGGCTGTGGAGCGAGGAGTGCCAGTAA